A part of Astatotilapia calliptera chromosome 15, fAstCal1.2, whole genome shotgun sequence genomic DNA contains:
- the LOC113006858 gene encoding cAMP-specific 3',5'-cyclic phosphodiesterase 4D-like isoform X12, with protein sequence MECTTLSREGAGLAKPPKHLWRQPRTHIRIKQRFNSDTERYLCRNRTLEKLRPGLRQPRMSWPSSLKRFDVENGLSVGRSPLDSQTSPGSGLVLQANFPHSQRRESFLYRSDSDFDLSPKTMSRNSSTASDLHGEDMIVTPFAQVLASLRTVRSNFAVLTHLQDRVGNKRPSSSNQPPMCNPCLTEEPYQKLAMETLEELDWCLDQLETLQTRHSVSEMASNKFKRMLNRELTQLSETSRSGNQVSEYIANTFLEKQHDVEILSPPPKEKEKKKRPMSQISGVKKVTQSPGLAPASIPRFGVNTPHENLLAKQFEDIDRWGMDIFKVAEYSGNRPLTVTMYTIFQERDLLKTFDIPVDTFITFMMTLEDHYHADIAYHNSIHAADVVQSTHVLLSTPALEVVFTDLEIIAALFASAIHDVDHPGVTNQFLINTSSELALMYNDASVLENHHLAVGFKLLQEENCDIFQNLSKKQRDSLRKMVIDMVLATDMSKHMNFLADMKTMVETKKVTSLGVLLLDNYSDRIQVLQNMVHCADLSNPTKPLELYRQWTDRIMKERFTQGDRERDRGMEISPMCDKHNASIEKSQVSFIDFIVHPLWETWADLVHPDAQDILDTLEDNREWYQSMIPRSPSPSTPEEHQAEVGPAALGAGAPIPSGGGGGDKFQFELTLEEEEEEEEEADSDLESPIENESQSAAERHRDSSSPSLSPDPRSSSSSGRYRPPSPHPSRTLNLAAMSVRSPSPQRAPVSPGREGADTDRELSQEGDGVACLRLGT encoded by the exons TTTTGATGTGGAGAATGGCCTGTCGGTGGGTCGCAGTCCACTGGACTCTCAGACTAGCCCGGGTTCTGGTCTGGTACTTCAGGCCAACTTTCCCCACAGTCAGCGCCGCGAGTCCTTCCTCTATCGCTCTGACTCAGACTTCGACCTTTCGCCCAAAACTATGTCCCGCAACTCGTCCACTGCCAGCGACCT gCATGGAGAAGACATGATAGTGACTCCATTTGCACAG gtTCTTGCCAGTCTACGAACGGTGAGAAGTAACTTTGCTGTTCTGACACATCTGCAAGATCGTGTGGGAAACAA gCGGCCGTCAAGCAGCAACCAGCCGCCCATGTGTAATCCATGtctcacag AGGAGCCTTACCAGAAGCTGGCGATGGAGAccctggaggagctggactgGTGTCTGGACCAGCTGGAGACCCTGCAGACGAGACACTCGGTCAGCGAGATGGCATCCAACAAG TTTAAGAGGATGCTGAACCGCGAGCTGACACAGCTATCGGAAACAAGCCGCTCAGGGAATCAGGTGTCAGAGTACATCGCCAACACCTTCCTCG AGAAACAACATGACGTGGAAATCCTTTCTCCTCCTCcgaaggagaaggagaagaaaaagaggccGATGTCACAGATCAGCGGTGTGAAAAAGGTCACACAAAGCCCGGGTTTGGCGCCTGCCTCCATCCCTCGCTTTGGAGTCAACACACCACACGAGAACCTGCTAGCCAAG CAATTTGAGGATATCGATCGTTGGGGTATGGATATATTCAAAGTAGCAGAATATTCTGGAAACCGTCCTCTGACAGTGACCATGTACACCATTTTCCAG GAGCGAGACCTTCTGAAAACCTTCGATATCCCAGTTGACACCTTCATCACCTTCATGATGACCTTAGAGGACCACTACCATGCAGACATAGCTTATCACAACAGCATCCACGCAGCTGATGTGGTGCAGTCCACCCACGTCCTCCTCTCCACCCCAGCTTTAGAG GTGGTTTTCACAGACCTGGAGATCATCGCCGCTCTGTTTGCCAGTGCTATCCACGATGTTGACCACCCAGGAGTCACCAACCAGTTCCTCATAAACACCA GTTCAGAGCTGGCGCTGATGTATAATGACGCGTCAGTTTTGGAAAACCACCATCTCGCTGTGGGCTTCAAACTGCTGCAGGAGGAAAACTGTGACATCTTCCAGAACCTCAGCAAGAAACAGAGAGACTCTCTCCGCAAGATGGTGATTGACATG GTGCTGGCCACAGATATGTCCAAACACATGAACTTTTTGGCAGACATGAAGACAATGGTGGAGACCAAGAAAGTCACAAGTTTGGGAGTCCTTCTACTAGACAATTACTCTGACCGTATCCAG GTTCTGCAGAACATGGTCCATTGTGCAGATTTGAGCAATCCAACCAAACCGCTGGAGCTTTACCGCCAGTGGACGGACCGCATCATGAAGGAGCGTTTCACCCAGGGAGACAGGGAGCGGGATAGAGGCATGGAGATCAGCCCCATGTGTGACAAACACAACGCCTCCATAGAAAAGAGTCAG GTGAGCTTCATTGACTTCATTGTGCACCCGCTGTGGGAGACCTGGGCCGACTTAGTGCACCCCGACGCTCAGGACATCCTGGACACGCTGGAGGACAACAGGGAGTGGTACCAGAGCATGATCCCCCGCAGCCCCTCGCCTTCCACCCCAGAAGAGCACCAGGCTGAGGTGGGACCAGCAGCTTTGGGAGCAGGCGCACCCATTCcttctggaggaggaggaggggacaAGTTCCAGTTTGAATTAActctggaggaagaggaggaagaagaggaggaggcagatTCTGACCTTGAGAGCCCCATAGAGAATGAGTCTCAGTCTGCTGCGGAGAGGCACCGAGACTCCTCCTCCCCATCTCTTTCCCCAGAcccccgcagcagcagcagcagcggcaggtACCGTCCCCCTTCGCCTCACCCATCTCGGACCTTGAACCTGGCTGCCATGTCGGTGCGGAGCCCCAGCCCTCAAAGAGCGCCAGTCTCCCCAGGGCGGGAAGGTGCTGACACGGACAGAGAACTGAGCCAGGAGGGCGACGGAGTGGCCTGCCTGCGTTTGGGCACATAA
- the LOC113006858 gene encoding cAMP-specific 3',5'-cyclic phosphodiesterase 4D-like isoform X1, translating into MSEALLESSGEAGSFPLSSPQPIKLKPQSPSGSPYESPRMSPGDSPQNSPRHSPLLFRKLLMNRNIALQRRFTLAYTPSFDVENGLSVGRSPLDSQTSPGSGLVLQANFPHSQRRESFLYRSDSDFDLSPKTMSRNSSTASDLEEGLKHWEVNWLPRHGEDMIVTPFAQVLASLRTVRSNFAVLTHLQDRVGNKRPSSSNQPPMCNPCLTEEPYQKLAMETLEELDWCLDQLETLQTRHSVSEMASNKFKRMLNRELTQLSETSRSGNQVSEYIANTFLEKQHDVEILSPPPKEKEKKKRPMSQISGVKKVTQSPGLAPASIPRFGVNTPHENLLAKVGSRIRCKDRKTQTHLQMRCVITCSLLFLQQFEDIDRWGMDIFKVAEYSGNRPLTVTMYTIFQERDLLKTFDIPVDTFITFMMTLEDHYHADIAYHNSIHAADVVQSTHVLLSTPALEVVFTDLEIIAALFASAIHDVDHPGVTNQFLINTSSELALMYNDASVLENHHLAVGFKLLQEENCDIFQNLSKKQRDSLRKMVIDMVLATDMSKHMNFLADMKTMVETKKVTSLGVLLLDNYSDRIQVLQNMVHCADLSNPTKPLELYRQWTDRIMKERFTQGDRERDRGMEISPMCDKHNASIEKSQVSFIDFIVHPLWETWADLVHPDAQDILDTLEDNREWYQSMIPRSPSPSTPEEHQAEVGPAALGAGAPIPSGGGGGDKFQFELTLEEEEEEEEEADSDLESPIENESQSAAERHRDSSSPSLSPDPRSSSSSGRYRPPSPHPSRTLNLAAMSVRSPSPQRAPVSPGREGADTDRELSQEGDGVACLRLGT; encoded by the exons TTTTGATGTGGAGAATGGCCTGTCGGTGGGTCGCAGTCCACTGGACTCTCAGACTAGCCCGGGTTCTGGTCTGGTACTTCAGGCCAACTTTCCCCACAGTCAGCGCCGCGAGTCCTTCCTCTATCGCTCTGACTCAGACTTCGACCTTTCGCCCAAAACTATGTCCCGCAACTCGTCCACTGCCAGCGACCT GGAGGAGGGATTGAAGCATTGGGAAGTCAATTGGCTACCTCG gCATGGAGAAGACATGATAGTGACTCCATTTGCACAG gtTCTTGCCAGTCTACGAACGGTGAGAAGTAACTTTGCTGTTCTGACACATCTGCAAGATCGTGTGGGAAACAA gCGGCCGTCAAGCAGCAACCAGCCGCCCATGTGTAATCCATGtctcacag AGGAGCCTTACCAGAAGCTGGCGATGGAGAccctggaggagctggactgGTGTCTGGACCAGCTGGAGACCCTGCAGACGAGACACTCGGTCAGCGAGATGGCATCCAACAAG TTTAAGAGGATGCTGAACCGCGAGCTGACACAGCTATCGGAAACAAGCCGCTCAGGGAATCAGGTGTCAGAGTACATCGCCAACACCTTCCTCG AGAAACAACATGACGTGGAAATCCTTTCTCCTCCTCcgaaggagaaggagaagaaaaagaggccGATGTCACAGATCAGCGGTGTGAAAAAGGTCACACAAAGCCCGGGTTTGGCGCCTGCCTCCATCCCTCGCTTTGGAGTCAACACACCACACGAGAACCTGCTAGCCAAGGTGGGTTCGCGCATACGctgcaaagacagaaagacacaaacacacctacAAATGCGCTGTGTCATTACATGCTCTCTTTTATTTCTGCAGCAATTTGAGGATATCGATCGTTGGGGTATGGATATATTCAAAGTAGCAGAATATTCTGGAAACCGTCCTCTGACAGTGACCATGTACACCATTTTCCAG GAGCGAGACCTTCTGAAAACCTTCGATATCCCAGTTGACACCTTCATCACCTTCATGATGACCTTAGAGGACCACTACCATGCAGACATAGCTTATCACAACAGCATCCACGCAGCTGATGTGGTGCAGTCCACCCACGTCCTCCTCTCCACCCCAGCTTTAGAG GTGGTTTTCACAGACCTGGAGATCATCGCCGCTCTGTTTGCCAGTGCTATCCACGATGTTGACCACCCAGGAGTCACCAACCAGTTCCTCATAAACACCA GTTCAGAGCTGGCGCTGATGTATAATGACGCGTCAGTTTTGGAAAACCACCATCTCGCTGTGGGCTTCAAACTGCTGCAGGAGGAAAACTGTGACATCTTCCAGAACCTCAGCAAGAAACAGAGAGACTCTCTCCGCAAGATGGTGATTGACATG GTGCTGGCCACAGATATGTCCAAACACATGAACTTTTTGGCAGACATGAAGACAATGGTGGAGACCAAGAAAGTCACAAGTTTGGGAGTCCTTCTACTAGACAATTACTCTGACCGTATCCAG GTTCTGCAGAACATGGTCCATTGTGCAGATTTGAGCAATCCAACCAAACCGCTGGAGCTTTACCGCCAGTGGACGGACCGCATCATGAAGGAGCGTTTCACCCAGGGAGACAGGGAGCGGGATAGAGGCATGGAGATCAGCCCCATGTGTGACAAACACAACGCCTCCATAGAAAAGAGTCAG GTGAGCTTCATTGACTTCATTGTGCACCCGCTGTGGGAGACCTGGGCCGACTTAGTGCACCCCGACGCTCAGGACATCCTGGACACGCTGGAGGACAACAGGGAGTGGTACCAGAGCATGATCCCCCGCAGCCCCTCGCCTTCCACCCCAGAAGAGCACCAGGCTGAGGTGGGACCAGCAGCTTTGGGAGCAGGCGCACCCATTCcttctggaggaggaggaggggacaAGTTCCAGTTTGAATTAActctggaggaagaggaggaagaagaggaggaggcagatTCTGACCTTGAGAGCCCCATAGAGAATGAGTCTCAGTCTGCTGCGGAGAGGCACCGAGACTCCTCCTCCCCATCTCTTTCCCCAGAcccccgcagcagcagcagcagcggcaggtACCGTCCCCCTTCGCCTCACCCATCTCGGACCTTGAACCTGGCTGCCATGTCGGTGCGGAGCCCCAGCCCTCAAAGAGCGCCAGTCTCCCCAGGGCGGGAAGGTGCTGACACGGACAGAGAACTGAGCCAGGAGGGCGACGGAGTGGCCTGCCTGCGTTTGGGCACATAA
- the LOC113006858 gene encoding cAMP-specific 3',5'-cyclic phosphodiesterase 4D-like isoform X9 — MNKDLRLTRKGGLTGFGHGRRHSCLGFDVENGLSVGRSPLDSQTSPGSGLVLQANFPHSQRRESFLYRSDSDFDLSPKTMSRNSSTASDLEEGLKHWEVNWLPRHGEDMIVTPFAQVLASLRTVRSNFAVLTHLQDRVGNKRPSSSNQPPMCNPCLTEEPYQKLAMETLEELDWCLDQLETLQTRHSVSEMASNKFKRMLNRELTQLSETSRSGNQVSEYIANTFLEKQHDVEILSPPPKEKEKKKRPMSQISGVKKVTQSPGLAPASIPRFGVNTPHENLLAKVGSRIRCKDRKTQTHLQMRCVITCSLLFLQQFEDIDRWGMDIFKVAEYSGNRPLTVTMYTIFQERDLLKTFDIPVDTFITFMMTLEDHYHADIAYHNSIHAADVVQSTHVLLSTPALEVVFTDLEIIAALFASAIHDVDHPGVTNQFLINTSSELALMYNDASVLENHHLAVGFKLLQEENCDIFQNLSKKQRDSLRKMVIDMVLATDMSKHMNFLADMKTMVETKKVTSLGVLLLDNYSDRIQVLQNMVHCADLSNPTKPLELYRQWTDRIMKERFTQGDRERDRGMEISPMCDKHNASIEKSQVSFIDFIVHPLWETWADLVHPDAQDILDTLEDNREWYQSMIPRSPSPSTPEEHQAEVGPAALGAGAPIPSGGGGGDKFQFELTLEEEEEEEEEADSDLESPIENESQSAAERHRDSSSPSLSPDPRSSSSSGRYRPPSPHPSRTLNLAAMSVRSPSPQRAPVSPGREGADTDRELSQEGDGVACLRLGT, encoded by the exons TTTTGATGTGGAGAATGGCCTGTCGGTGGGTCGCAGTCCACTGGACTCTCAGACTAGCCCGGGTTCTGGTCTGGTACTTCAGGCCAACTTTCCCCACAGTCAGCGCCGCGAGTCCTTCCTCTATCGCTCTGACTCAGACTTCGACCTTTCGCCCAAAACTATGTCCCGCAACTCGTCCACTGCCAGCGACCT GGAGGAGGGATTGAAGCATTGGGAAGTCAATTGGCTACCTCG gCATGGAGAAGACATGATAGTGACTCCATTTGCACAG gtTCTTGCCAGTCTACGAACGGTGAGAAGTAACTTTGCTGTTCTGACACATCTGCAAGATCGTGTGGGAAACAA gCGGCCGTCAAGCAGCAACCAGCCGCCCATGTGTAATCCATGtctcacag AGGAGCCTTACCAGAAGCTGGCGATGGAGAccctggaggagctggactgGTGTCTGGACCAGCTGGAGACCCTGCAGACGAGACACTCGGTCAGCGAGATGGCATCCAACAAG TTTAAGAGGATGCTGAACCGCGAGCTGACACAGCTATCGGAAACAAGCCGCTCAGGGAATCAGGTGTCAGAGTACATCGCCAACACCTTCCTCG AGAAACAACATGACGTGGAAATCCTTTCTCCTCCTCcgaaggagaaggagaagaaaaagaggccGATGTCACAGATCAGCGGTGTGAAAAAGGTCACACAAAGCCCGGGTTTGGCGCCTGCCTCCATCCCTCGCTTTGGAGTCAACACACCACACGAGAACCTGCTAGCCAAGGTGGGTTCGCGCATACGctgcaaagacagaaagacacaaacacacctacAAATGCGCTGTGTCATTACATGCTCTCTTTTATTTCTGCAGCAATTTGAGGATATCGATCGTTGGGGTATGGATATATTCAAAGTAGCAGAATATTCTGGAAACCGTCCTCTGACAGTGACCATGTACACCATTTTCCAG GAGCGAGACCTTCTGAAAACCTTCGATATCCCAGTTGACACCTTCATCACCTTCATGATGACCTTAGAGGACCACTACCATGCAGACATAGCTTATCACAACAGCATCCACGCAGCTGATGTGGTGCAGTCCACCCACGTCCTCCTCTCCACCCCAGCTTTAGAG GTGGTTTTCACAGACCTGGAGATCATCGCCGCTCTGTTTGCCAGTGCTATCCACGATGTTGACCACCCAGGAGTCACCAACCAGTTCCTCATAAACACCA GTTCAGAGCTGGCGCTGATGTATAATGACGCGTCAGTTTTGGAAAACCACCATCTCGCTGTGGGCTTCAAACTGCTGCAGGAGGAAAACTGTGACATCTTCCAGAACCTCAGCAAGAAACAGAGAGACTCTCTCCGCAAGATGGTGATTGACATG GTGCTGGCCACAGATATGTCCAAACACATGAACTTTTTGGCAGACATGAAGACAATGGTGGAGACCAAGAAAGTCACAAGTTTGGGAGTCCTTCTACTAGACAATTACTCTGACCGTATCCAG GTTCTGCAGAACATGGTCCATTGTGCAGATTTGAGCAATCCAACCAAACCGCTGGAGCTTTACCGCCAGTGGACGGACCGCATCATGAAGGAGCGTTTCACCCAGGGAGACAGGGAGCGGGATAGAGGCATGGAGATCAGCCCCATGTGTGACAAACACAACGCCTCCATAGAAAAGAGTCAG GTGAGCTTCATTGACTTCATTGTGCACCCGCTGTGGGAGACCTGGGCCGACTTAGTGCACCCCGACGCTCAGGACATCCTGGACACGCTGGAGGACAACAGGGAGTGGTACCAGAGCATGATCCCCCGCAGCCCCTCGCCTTCCACCCCAGAAGAGCACCAGGCTGAGGTGGGACCAGCAGCTTTGGGAGCAGGCGCACCCATTCcttctggaggaggaggaggggacaAGTTCCAGTTTGAATTAActctggaggaagaggaggaagaagaggaggaggcagatTCTGACCTTGAGAGCCCCATAGAGAATGAGTCTCAGTCTGCTGCGGAGAGGCACCGAGACTCCTCCTCCCCATCTCTTTCCCCAGAcccccgcagcagcagcagcagcggcaggtACCGTCCCCCTTCGCCTCACCCATCTCGGACCTTGAACCTGGCTGCCATGTCGGTGCGGAGCCCCAGCCCTCAAAGAGCGCCAGTCTCCCCAGGGCGGGAAGGTGCTGACACGGACAGAGAACTGAGCCAGGAGGGCGACGGAGTGGCCTGCCTGCGTTTGGGCACATAA
- the LOC113006858 gene encoding cAMP-specific 3',5'-cyclic phosphodiesterase 4D-like isoform X5: MSLPTNCVYLTPSVQDRYFKMRNGNICGSPCAVNRPIDIVQKRRRFDVENGLSVGRSPLDSQTSPGSGLVLQANFPHSQRRESFLYRSDSDFDLSPKTMSRNSSTASDLEEGLKHWEVNWLPRHGEDMIVTPFAQVLASLRTVRSNFAVLTHLQDRVGNKRPSSSNQPPMCNPCLTEEPYQKLAMETLEELDWCLDQLETLQTRHSVSEMASNKFKRMLNRELTQLSETSRSGNQVSEYIANTFLEKQHDVEILSPPPKEKEKKKRPMSQISGVKKVTQSPGLAPASIPRFGVNTPHENLLAKVGSRIRCKDRKTQTHLQMRCVITCSLLFLQQFEDIDRWGMDIFKVAEYSGNRPLTVTMYTIFQERDLLKTFDIPVDTFITFMMTLEDHYHADIAYHNSIHAADVVQSTHVLLSTPALEVVFTDLEIIAALFASAIHDVDHPGVTNQFLINTSSELALMYNDASVLENHHLAVGFKLLQEENCDIFQNLSKKQRDSLRKMVIDMVLATDMSKHMNFLADMKTMVETKKVTSLGVLLLDNYSDRIQVLQNMVHCADLSNPTKPLELYRQWTDRIMKERFTQGDRERDRGMEISPMCDKHNASIEKSQVSFIDFIVHPLWETWADLVHPDAQDILDTLEDNREWYQSMIPRSPSPSTPEEHQAEVGPAALGAGAPIPSGGGGGDKFQFELTLEEEEEEEEEADSDLESPIENESQSAAERHRDSSSPSLSPDPRSSSSSGRYRPPSPHPSRTLNLAAMSVRSPSPQRAPVSPGREGADTDRELSQEGDGVACLRLGT; the protein is encoded by the exons TTTTGATGTGGAGAATGGCCTGTCGGTGGGTCGCAGTCCACTGGACTCTCAGACTAGCCCGGGTTCTGGTCTGGTACTTCAGGCCAACTTTCCCCACAGTCAGCGCCGCGAGTCCTTCCTCTATCGCTCTGACTCAGACTTCGACCTTTCGCCCAAAACTATGTCCCGCAACTCGTCCACTGCCAGCGACCT GGAGGAGGGATTGAAGCATTGGGAAGTCAATTGGCTACCTCG gCATGGAGAAGACATGATAGTGACTCCATTTGCACAG gtTCTTGCCAGTCTACGAACGGTGAGAAGTAACTTTGCTGTTCTGACACATCTGCAAGATCGTGTGGGAAACAA gCGGCCGTCAAGCAGCAACCAGCCGCCCATGTGTAATCCATGtctcacag AGGAGCCTTACCAGAAGCTGGCGATGGAGAccctggaggagctggactgGTGTCTGGACCAGCTGGAGACCCTGCAGACGAGACACTCGGTCAGCGAGATGGCATCCAACAAG TTTAAGAGGATGCTGAACCGCGAGCTGACACAGCTATCGGAAACAAGCCGCTCAGGGAATCAGGTGTCAGAGTACATCGCCAACACCTTCCTCG AGAAACAACATGACGTGGAAATCCTTTCTCCTCCTCcgaaggagaaggagaagaaaaagaggccGATGTCACAGATCAGCGGTGTGAAAAAGGTCACACAAAGCCCGGGTTTGGCGCCTGCCTCCATCCCTCGCTTTGGAGTCAACACACCACACGAGAACCTGCTAGCCAAGGTGGGTTCGCGCATACGctgcaaagacagaaagacacaaacacacctacAAATGCGCTGTGTCATTACATGCTCTCTTTTATTTCTGCAGCAATTTGAGGATATCGATCGTTGGGGTATGGATATATTCAAAGTAGCAGAATATTCTGGAAACCGTCCTCTGACAGTGACCATGTACACCATTTTCCAG GAGCGAGACCTTCTGAAAACCTTCGATATCCCAGTTGACACCTTCATCACCTTCATGATGACCTTAGAGGACCACTACCATGCAGACATAGCTTATCACAACAGCATCCACGCAGCTGATGTGGTGCAGTCCACCCACGTCCTCCTCTCCACCCCAGCTTTAGAG GTGGTTTTCACAGACCTGGAGATCATCGCCGCTCTGTTTGCCAGTGCTATCCACGATGTTGACCACCCAGGAGTCACCAACCAGTTCCTCATAAACACCA GTTCAGAGCTGGCGCTGATGTATAATGACGCGTCAGTTTTGGAAAACCACCATCTCGCTGTGGGCTTCAAACTGCTGCAGGAGGAAAACTGTGACATCTTCCAGAACCTCAGCAAGAAACAGAGAGACTCTCTCCGCAAGATGGTGATTGACATG GTGCTGGCCACAGATATGTCCAAACACATGAACTTTTTGGCAGACATGAAGACAATGGTGGAGACCAAGAAAGTCACAAGTTTGGGAGTCCTTCTACTAGACAATTACTCTGACCGTATCCAG GTTCTGCAGAACATGGTCCATTGTGCAGATTTGAGCAATCCAACCAAACCGCTGGAGCTTTACCGCCAGTGGACGGACCGCATCATGAAGGAGCGTTTCACCCAGGGAGACAGGGAGCGGGATAGAGGCATGGAGATCAGCCCCATGTGTGACAAACACAACGCCTCCATAGAAAAGAGTCAG GTGAGCTTCATTGACTTCATTGTGCACCCGCTGTGGGAGACCTGGGCCGACTTAGTGCACCCCGACGCTCAGGACATCCTGGACACGCTGGAGGACAACAGGGAGTGGTACCAGAGCATGATCCCCCGCAGCCCCTCGCCTTCCACCCCAGAAGAGCACCAGGCTGAGGTGGGACCAGCAGCTTTGGGAGCAGGCGCACCCATTCcttctggaggaggaggaggggacaAGTTCCAGTTTGAATTAActctggaggaagaggaggaagaagaggaggaggcagatTCTGACCTTGAGAGCCCCATAGAGAATGAGTCTCAGTCTGCTGCGGAGAGGCACCGAGACTCCTCCTCCCCATCTCTTTCCCCAGAcccccgcagcagcagcagcagcggcaggtACCGTCCCCCTTCGCCTCACCCATCTCGGACCTTGAACCTGGCTGCCATGTCGGTGCGGAGCCCCAGCCCTCAAAGAGCGCCAGTCTCCCCAGGGCGGGAAGGTGCTGACACGGACAGAGAACTGAGCCAGGAGGGCGACGGAGTGGCCTGCCTGCGTTTGGGCACATAA